One genomic region from Euzebya tangerina encodes:
- a CDS encoding DNA repair helicase XPB — MADPQGPLIVQADMTVLLETASPKAGDARGELARFAELVTAPEHVHTYRITPLSLWNAAAAGLTAEQATAVLRDLAKFDPPPAVLAEVADQMSRYGAVRLVRDFDSGGLALTTTDPGLLEQLVADPELAQWVGDRLDGNRFAVRIADRGDLKRRLVALGWPPADEAGYADGAALDIDLTCTPRGYQGDAVSAWWADGSAAGGNGVLVLPCGAGKTVIGLAAMVQAGTRTLVVATSVSAARQWIAEALDKTDLSPDDIGEYSGHHKDTKPVTVATYQILTWKQPGVAEGADEELSHPHLSLLDREPWGLIIYDEVHLLPAPVFRATAKMQAIRRLGLTATLVREDEREEDVFSLIGPKRYDAPWKELEAQGWIAPATCTEVRVGLGEDLRMRYAEAPTRSRYRLSATAPSKLKAVDRIMDRHRGDRVLVIGQYLDQLNQVAHHLGAPVITGQTSQLAREERFAAFRDGELDVLVVSKIANFSIDLPEANVAIQLSGAFGSRQEEAQRLGRIIRPKADGGQAHFYTVVARETIDATFATKRQRFLTEQGYTYRITDLALL; from the coding sequence ATGGCGGACCCGCAGGGCCCCCTCATCGTGCAGGCCGACATGACCGTCCTGCTCGAGACGGCGTCCCCGAAGGCCGGTGATGCCCGGGGCGAGTTGGCCCGGTTCGCCGAGCTGGTGACCGCCCCCGAGCACGTCCACACCTACCGCATCACCCCGCTGTCGCTGTGGAACGCCGCAGCGGCCGGTCTGACCGCCGAGCAGGCCACGGCCGTGCTCCGCGACCTCGCCAAGTTCGACCCACCGCCGGCCGTCCTGGCCGAGGTCGCCGACCAGATGAGCCGCTACGGGGCGGTGCGGTTGGTGCGGGACTTCGACAGCGGCGGGCTGGCGCTGACGACCACCGACCCCGGTCTCCTGGAGCAGCTCGTGGCGGACCCCGAGTTGGCGCAGTGGGTCGGGGACCGGCTGGACGGCAACCGGTTCGCCGTCCGCATCGCCGACCGGGGAGATCTCAAGCGCCGGCTGGTCGCGCTGGGCTGGCCGCCGGCGGATGAGGCCGGGTACGCCGACGGCGCGGCGCTCGACATCGACCTGACCTGCACCCCGCGCGGCTATCAGGGTGATGCCGTGTCGGCGTGGTGGGCGGACGGCTCGGCCGCCGGCGGCAACGGTGTGCTGGTGCTGCCCTGCGGTGCCGGCAAGACCGTCATCGGCCTGGCCGCCATGGTGCAGGCCGGGACGCGAACGCTGGTCGTTGCGACCTCGGTGTCCGCCGCGCGGCAGTGGATCGCCGAGGCGCTGGACAAGACCGACCTGTCGCCGGACGACATCGGTGAGTACTCCGGGCACCACAAGGACACCAAGCCCGTGACCGTCGCGACCTACCAGATCCTGACCTGGAAGCAGCCGGGGGTGGCCGAGGGGGCGGACGAGGAGCTGTCGCACCCGCACCTCTCCCTGCTGGACCGTGAGCCCTGGGGCCTGATCATCTACGACGAGGTCCACCTGCTGCCCGCACCGGTCTTTCGGGCAACCGCCAAGATGCAGGCGATCCGGCGGCTGGGGTTGACCGCCACGCTGGTCCGTGAGGACGAGCGGGAGGAGGACGTGTTCAGTCTGATCGGCCCGAAGCGGTACGACGCGCCGTGGAAGGAACTCGAAGCCCAGGGGTGGATCGCCCCGGCGACCTGCACCGAGGTCCGCGTGGGGCTGGGCGAGGACCTGCGGATGCGGTACGCCGAGGCACCCACCCGCAGCCGCTACCGACTCTCCGCGACGGCGCCGTCCAAGCTCAAGGCGGTGGACCGGATCATGGACCGCCACCGCGGCGACCGGGTGCTGGTCATCGGGCAGTACCTGGACCAGTTGAATCAGGTGGCCCACCACCTGGGCGCACCCGTCATCACCGGCCAGACCTCACAGCTGGCCCGGGAGGAGCGGTTCGCGGCCTTTCGCGACGGCGAGCTCGACGTGCTCGTCGTCTCCAAGATCGCGAACTTCTCGATCGACCTGCCCGAGGCCAACGTGGCGATCCAGCTGTCGGGGGCGTTCGGGTCTCGGCAGGAGGAGGCGCAACGTCTGGGTCGGATCATCCGACCCAAGGCCGACGGCGGACAGGCGCACTTCTACACCGTGGTGGCACGCGAGACGATCGACGCGACGTTCGCCACGAAGCGCCAGCGGTTCCTCACCGAGCAGGGCTACACCTACCGCATCACCGATCTCGCCCTGCTCTGA